CGGTGAGACGGGCTTCGGGCGACTTGTATACCGCCAGCACATTCACCAGCTCCGAGGCGATGGTATCAAAGTTGAAGTCACGGCCCGCATATTCTGAAGCCAGTTTACGGCCGTTGAGGGTGGTGACGTTATAACCTGCGCCCAGGCCGCGCACCAGAATGTTTTGTCCTTCACCGCCGTTACGGGTGATGGTGATCCCGGGAATACGCTGCAGCGCTTCGGCCAGGTTTTCATCGGGGAACTTGCCTATGTCATCGGCCACCACCAAATCCACCACGCTGGTGGCGTTTTGCTTGAGGAACATCGACTCCTTGATACTGGAGCGGATACCGTAAACCGCAATACGCTCAACATCCTCTTCCTTGGCTTCTTCGGCTTGCTTGGCTTTTTCCTCGGTGTTCTTGGTTGTTTGTTCGGCATCGGCCGCGCACACAGGTGTTATCCAGAGTGCGGTGCTGACCGCCAGCGCCAGGGTGGCGACTTGGGTACGTAAAGAAGACATGCTCTCCCCTCCATTCAGATGCTTTTGTGACTCGTTCTTATGGCGTATTCGAAAATATCAAAAGGCTAATCTTGCTTTCGAATGCTTACATATAATGTTAAAAAAGTGTTTTGATCAACAAAAAAATGTGAAATAGCTTTTATTTTCTTTCGAATGAGGGCATATTGATTGATATCGAAAGTCGTGATGTCAGCGAAGGTTTAACTTAAGTCGCTGAATTTCAATGGTTGAAAACATTAATGCGCCGTTTTGGTTGGTATCGAAACCTATTGAAAGTTTGTGTGCTGTGATACATTGAGGCTTTCGAACAAATGATGGGATAACCGAAATGAACATTCTCAACACCATAGAGAGACAACAGGAAATCGTGCGCCTGACCCAACAACAGGGAAAGGTGTCGGTAAGCGATTTGTCGGCACGCTTCGGAGTGTCAGAGGTCACCATTCGCAGTGACCTGGCAACCCTGGATCAAAAGCAGTTGCTGGTGCGCTCCCGTGGCGGTGCCATCGTGAATACCGAGCTGAGCCGCGAGTTGTCCCTGAAGGAAAAAGGCAGTTGCTATTCGGCCCTGAAACGGGAACTCGGCGCGGCGGCCGCAAGTCTGGTGCAAAACGGGGACCGACTGCTGCTCGACTCGGGTACCACCACAGAGCAAGTTGCCCATCATCTGATGCAGCACGAAGACCTTATCGTGATGACCAATGGACTGAACATAGCCTCTGTGCTGTCCAAGTCAGACTCGGTGGAAGTGATGCTGACCGGTGGCCTGCTGCGTAAAAAGTCCATGTCCTTTTACGGCAGCGCTGCCGAGAAGAGCCTGGGTGACTACAACTTCAACAAACTGATTCTTGGTGTGGACGGTTTCGACTTGAAGGCCGGACTGACCACCCATTTTGAAAAAGAAGCCTGTCTGAACCGGATGATGGTGGACATTGCCACTGAGGTCATAGTGGTGACCGACTCATCCAAATTTGATCAGCAGGCCTTTCATGTGATCTGTCCTTTGCTTCGCATTCACAGGCTGGTCACTGACACAGGCATTCCTGAGCGTTACGCCCAGGCACTCGAAAAACAAGGGGTGCAATTGCACCTGGTAGAACGCACTCAATAGCGATTTAAGGGGAGAACAATGGCGGGAATCGATCGTCGTGGATTTTTGAAGGCCTCTATGGCATCTGTGGCTGCAGCGGCGCTGGCCGGTTGTGCCAGTCAGCAGGGCACCAGCGCAACACCCAAGGCTGCGGGTAAATCCGTGATGGGCCTGGTGGTGCCAAAGATGGCCGAAGTGAGAGTGGGCCTCATTGGTGTGGGTGAACGTGGTGTGGGCTTTATCCATCACTTCAATAACATCGAAGGCGCACGCATTACTGCTATCTGCGATACCGATCCTCTGGTTATCTCCCGTGCCCAAAAAATCATGGCCGATTATGGTCGCAGTCAGCCGGCTTATTACAGTAAGGGGCAGCAAGCCTATCTTGATTTGGTTGCCCGCGAAGATGTGGACATAGTGGTCATCGCCACGCCCTGGGCGCTGCATCACCCCATGGCCAAAGCCGCCATGCTGGCCGGTAAGCACGCCTTTGTGGAAGTTCCCATGGGCATGACCATCGAAGAGCTCTGGGATCTGGTAGACACCGCCGAGCTGACCCAGCGCAACTGCATGATGATGGAAAACGTCTGCTACGGCCGCGACGAGTTGATGGTACTGAATATGGTGCGTCAGGGCCTCTTTGGTGAGCTGCTCCACGGTGAGGCGGCGTACATCCATGAACTTCGCTGGCAGATGAAAGAGCTCGACCGCAAAACCGGCTCCTGGCGTACCGGCTATCATGCCCAAATCAACGGTAACCTGTATCCCACCCACGGCCTGGGCCCGGTTGCCCAGTATATGAACATCAACCGCGGCGACCGCTTCGACTATCTCTCGTCCATGAGTTCACCGGCCCTTGGCCGCGCAGCCTATGCACAGCGCGAGTTTCCAAAAGATCACCAGCGCAACCAGCTCAACTACATTTGCGGCGACATGAACACCAGCCTGATCAAAACCGTCAAGGGCCGGACCATCATGGTGCAGCACGATACCACCACGCCACGTCCCTACAGCCGCCATAACCTGATTCAGGGCACCAATGGCGTCTTTGCCGGCTTCCCCAACCGTATCGCCCTGGAAAACCATGGTCGCGGCAGTTTCCACGAGTGGGATCAGGACATGGAACACTGGTACGGTAAATACGACCACCCGCTGTGGACCCGCATGGGTCGTGAAGCCGAGCAGAACGGCGGCCATGGCGGCATGGACTTCCTGATGTGCTGGCGCATGATTTATTGCCTGCGAAACGGCGAGCCATTGGATCAGGATGTGTACGATGGTGCGGCCTGGTCAGCGGTGCAGCCCCTGTCTGCCGCGTCAGTGGCCGACCGTGGCAATTCCCGTGACTTCCCGGACTTTACCCGTGGCGTATGGCAGAGCGCCACGCCACTGGGCATCGTGGAGTAAGCAGATGTCGGTGCTCAAATCCATTATTGAGGCCAACAAGCGTGGCGAGCAGCGGGGCATTTTTGCCGTCTGCTCGGCACAGCCGCTGGTCCTGCGAGCCGCTTTGCGCCACGGCGTGGAGACAGGCTCCCCCGTCCTGATTGAGGCCACGGCCAATCAGGTTAACCAATTTGGCGGCTACACCGGCATGGTACCCGCTGACTTTATCCGCTTTGTCGAATCCTTGGCTGAGGCCGAAGGGCTGCCCCGTGAGCGCCTGCTGTTTGGCGGCGACCATCTGGGCCCGGTCGCCTGGAAACATCTGCCTGCCGATGAGGCCATGGCTAATGCCGAGGCCATGGTGCGTGCCTTTGTGAATGCCGGTTTCGAGAAAATCCATCTCGACGCCAGCATGGGCTGCCAGGGTGAAGCTGAGCCTTTGGGTGACAGCCTGATTGCCGAGCGCGCAGCCCGTCTTTGCAAAGCGGCGGAAGAGGCGGCTTGCGGGCGACCACTTTGCTACGTGATTGGTACCGAAGTGCCGCCTCCCGGTGGAGTTGCCAGTCTGCATGCGCTGGAAGTCACCCCTGTGCCGGCCATCGAGCAAACCGTCGCGGCCCACAGGGCGGCGTTTGATGCGGCGGGACTCAGTGATGAGGTGTGGCAGCGGGTGATTGCCCTGGTGGTTCAGCCCGGGGTGGAATTCGGCCACAGCGACATACATCAGTACAACAGCAGTCTGCTTGACGCGCAGCGCCGCTTTATCCGTTGCCAGCCTGGGCTTGTGTATGAGGCGCACTCCACCGATTACCAGTTGCCGGAACACTATAAGTCGCTGGTAGCGGATCATTTTGCCATTCTCAAGGTTGGACCGGAGCTGACCTTTGCCCTGCGCGAAGCGCTGTTTGCCCTTGACCACATCGAGGCGCTGTTGCTGGAGCCGTCGAAGCGCGCAGGACTCAGAGCCCTGTGCGAAGACAAGATGCAGGCCGACCCCAAATTCTGGCAGCATTTTTACACCGACCCGCTGGCGCTCGACTGGCAACTGGGATTCAGCTACAGCGACCGTATTCGCTATTATTGGCCAGAGCTGTCCCAGGCCATAGATACACTGCTGTTTAATCTCAAAGACCCCATACCTTTACCACTCATCAGCCAATACCTGCCGCTGCAATACCCCAAGGTATTGAGACAGGCCTTACCGGCGACGGCCCTGTCGCTGGTGCTCGACCATATCAGTCTGGTGCTTGAACGCTACGAAGACGCCTGCCAGTTGAGCGCAATTAAAGGATAATATTTATGCAAGTCAACGACCTATCAAAGACCAAGATCTGCCTGGAATTCGGTGAAGACGCATTGCGTCAGCCACCGAAGGGCAGTCAGTGGACGGCAGAGGAAATTTGTCAGCAGCCCCGGCTGTGGCGGGAAATGGCGGAGCAGTTTGTGCAGGAGAAGAGCAGGTTGCAGGACTTTGCCGCGCCGCTTCTGGCCCTGCCTGACTTGCGGGTTATCCTCACAGGTGCCGGGACGTCGGCGTACATCGGCGAAGCGCTGGCGCCCTTTTTGGCGACCCAGATGCCGCTGGTGGGGCAAACGGTGGAGGCCATTGCCACCACGGACCTGGTGTCACATCCACACCTCTATCTGCATCCGGCCAGGCCAACTCTGGTAATTTCCTTTGGCCGCTCAGGCAGCAGTCCTGAGTCCATGGCTGCCATCGAACTGTGCGACGCCCTCTTGCCCCGGTGTTACCACCTGCTGCTGACCTGTAATCCACAGGGGAGCATGGCAAGGTACGGCGAGCAGCAGGCACAGCGCGCCTGCCTCTGGCTGATGCCGGAAGGCAGCCATGACAGAAGCTTTGCCATGACCAGCAGCTTCAGCTGCATGTACCTGGGCGTGCTCTTGCTGTTTGCGGCCAATTACAGCGCCCTGGCAAGGGCGGTTACCCTGGCTGAGCGAATGCTCTGCGACCGGGTGGACGAGATTGCCAAACTTGCCGCTTTACCTCTCTCGCGGGTGGTATTTTTGGGTGGTGGTACCTTGCAGGGCATCGCCCGAGAAGCCGCACTCAAATTATTGGAACTCAGTGCCGGCGCCGTGATGGGGGTGCATGAGAGTCCGCTTGGCTTCCGTCATGGCCCCAAGTCACTTATCGATAAGGACTCCCTGGTCGTGGTGCTTTGCTCATCTGAACCTTATGCCCGCGCCTACGACATGGACATGGCTGCTGAGCTTGAACGGGATGGGGCGGCCAGTGCCTTGGTGCGTCTTTGTGAAGAAAATGTTGGCGCAGATGCTCAGACTTTGCTCGAGGATGTCTGGCTTACCTTCCCCTATATCCTGTATTGTCAACTTTTTGCGTATTTCAAGGCCCTCAATCTTGGGATCAGCGCCGACAACCCTTGCCCCGGTGGCCAGGTGAATCGCGTCGTCCAGGGGGTCAAAATCTATCCCCTCAACCAATATCGGTTGCCGGGAGTCGGGGTATAACGGATGCATTACGGACTGGATATCGGCGGCACCAAGATTGCGCTCGCCTTATTTGATGACAGCATGGCTTGTGTTGAGCGCTGGCAGATCCCGACCCCTGTGGCCGATTATGGCCAGTTTTTGGATGAGGTCTGTGCCCAAATTGAGCGCGCCGATGAATTGGCGCAGCAGCACTCGGGTGTGACCGTGCAGCCAGCCGAAGTCTCCAAGGGCTCTGTGGGTATTGCACTTCCCGGGGTTATTCTCAGTGACGGCACTGTGCTCTCAAGCAATGTGCCTTGCCTCAATGGCCGCACTGTGGCTCAGGAGCTCACCGTCCGGCTTGGCAGGCCGGTTGCGCTTGGGAATGACTGCCGTTGCTTTGCTCTATCTGAAGTCTTGCTTGGCGCCGGCGTGGGCTTTGAGCGAGTGCTCGGGGTGATCCTCGGCACTGGCCTCGGCGGCGGTGTTTGTATCAGTCAGAAACTGATTTTAGGCGCCCACTGTCTCGCCGGGGAGTTTGGCCATATTGGCCTGCCGGCCTCTGTCATCATCAAACATCAACTGCCGCTGTTCGAATGTGGCTGCGGCTTAACCGGCTGCGCCGAGACCTATGTCTCGGGTACCGGCCTTGGCCGCCTGTACCAGCATTTTGGCGGCACCGCCGATACCTATGTCTGGCTTGCGGATTACCGGTCGGGCAAGGCTGAAGCCATCAGCACCTTTGATGCCTATATGGATGCCCTTGGCAGTGTGCTTGCGGGGCAAATTCTCAGCCTGGATCCCGACTGCCTGGTGTTTGGTGGTGGTATTTCCGAAGTGAAGGAAATCATTGCAGCCTTGCCCGACGCAACCGCAAGGCATCTCTTTGCCAGCGCCAAATTGCCGGAATTCCGGGTGGCCGAGTTTGGCGCGGCCAGCGGGGTACGCGGGGCCGCGCTGCTGGGTAAGGCGCTCAGCGAAGATTACCTTGCTGACGCTCTCAGCGTAGAAATGGGGCCCGAAGAACTTCAAAGGAGGCTCCATGGCTGACGTAGGTAGCAACTGTTTGCCTGAAAACCTCAACGATTGCTGGCTCAATCCCGAGTTTGTACTCGTCGGTGCTGACGATGCATCTGAGTTTGGTGTAACAGGCAATGCCATTGCGGCTTTAGTGCCGGATGTGTGGCTGAAAATAAGCCAAGGCCACATCGAGACCATATCGCGTAGGCCCGATGTCGATTTACCTCAATATCGGCTGCCGGGCATTCTGGCTCCGGCGCTGGTGGATACCCAGGTTAATGGCGGTGGTGGGGTTCTCATCAATCACCAGCCCACGGCGGCTGGTATCAACACCCTTACTCAAACCCACGGCCAGTATGGGACCGGCGCACTTTTGCCCACGGTAATAAGTGACAATCTTGCCGTGATGGAGCAGGCGCTCGACGGCGCCATTGCCGCAAGGCAAGGGGGCGATGCCGCTGTGGTGGGCATTCATTTTGAAGGGCCGCACCTGTCACTCGCCAAAAAGGGGTGTCACAGTCCGGCACTTATTCGCCCCATCGGCGAGGCGGAAATGACTCTCTACGCGGACGCTGTCGCCGCCCTCGGATGCTGCATGGTGACATTGGCACCGGAAACTGTCGAACCGGCCGATATCGCGCGTTTGGTGGCGCTCGGTGTCAGGGTCAGCCTTGGCCACTCCAATGCCGATGTTGCCACGGTCGAGGCCAGTCTCGCGGCGGGGGCCAGTGGATTCACCCACCTCTTTAATGGCATGTCGGCCCTGCAAGGGCGAGAGCCGGGTATGGTGGGGGCCGCGCTGGCCTGCCCTGAAGCATATTGCGGCATTATTCTGGATGGGGAGCATGTGCACGCCACCTCGGCGACCCTGGCCTGGCGCCTTAAAGGCACTCGGCGACTCATGTTGGTCACGGATGCCATGTCGCCCACAGGCACCCGGGAAGAGAGTTTTGAATTTTTCGGTGGCAAGGTGCACAGGGATGGCATGGTGCTTCGGGACGAACAGGGTTCATTGGCGGGCTCTGTGCTGACCATGACGGCAGCGGTGCGTCAGGCCTGTGCCATGCTCGGCGTGAGTGCGGCCGAGGCCCTGTGGATGGCTACAGCCACACCGGCCGCATTTTTGGGCCTGAAGGACATAGGCCGATTGGCGCCGGGTAATCGCGCCGACCTGTTGCTGCTGGATGATGCCCTTTATCAACTGGGCCGCTGGCAAGCCGGTCAGCTGGTGGCAGGCCAAGAGCCTCCATTGGATTAAAAGCGCCCTTATTGGCAAAAGTGCAGAAATAAAAGAAACCGGAATGGAATAGAAGCTGGATAACCCTATGGAAAATATAATGAAAACAACCAAGACCTCTTCCACGCTGTTACCCATGGTGCTGATTGGCATCCTGTTTTTTGTGTTCGGGTTTGTCACCTGGCTCAACGGCGCCCTGATCCCGTTTTTGAAAATTGCATGCGAACTCAATGAGCTGCAGGCCTATATGGTCACCTTTGTGTTTTACATCGCCTATTTTGTGATGGCGTTGCCCATGTCCGGGCTACTCAGCCGTTTTGGCTACCGCGCCGGGCTGCAAATTGGTTTGGGGGTGATGGCGCTTGGGGCTCTGCTATTTATTCCCGCGGCGTTCAGCCACACCTTCGGACTGTTTTTACTGGCGCTCTTTGTGTTGGGAACCGGGCTTACGATCCTGCAAACCGCCGCCAACCCCTACATAGTGGTGATTGGCCCCAGCGAGAGCGCTGCCATGCGCATCAGCTGTATGGGCGTGGTGAACAAGGGCGCGGGTATTCTGGTGCCGCTTATTTTCAGTGCCTGGGTGCTGACCGGGACGGAGGCCTACACAGAAACCGCGCTGGCGGCCCTGTCTGAAGCCGATAAAACTGAGGCTTTGCAGGCCCTGTCGGCCAGGCTGGTGGAACCTTACCTTGCCATGGCGGCAGTCCTGATAGCGCTGCTGTTTTATGTGCGTTTTTCACCTTTACCAGAGCCGAATCTCAGTGCCAATGAATCATCGCAAAAGAGCCACTGGCGGGAGCTGCTCAAGTATCCTCAGGTGATCTTGGGGGCCCTGACGCTGTTTTTGTATGTGGGCGCCGAAGTGATTGCCGGCGACAGTATTGGCCTCTATGGACAACATCTGGGACTGAGCAATTTCGGGGTACTGACCTCCTACACCATGGCGTTTATGGTGCTGGGATATCTGGTGGGCATTGCCACCATCCCCAGATTTATCAGTCAGAAAACTGCATTGGCGTGCTCGGCAATTGCCGGATTGGTGTTTACTCTGGGGATCATGTTTGGTGACGAGCAGGGCACCACGCTTGCCAGCTGGCTGTTGCAGCCCTTTGGTATAGCGCCGGTACCCAATACTGTTCTTTGTCTGGCGCTGCTTGGTTTTGCCAATGCGCTGGTGTGGCCCGCTGTCTGGCCCCTGGCGTTGCACGGGCTTGGCCGCCTGACGGCGACAGCGTCAGCTTTGCTGATTATGGGTATTGCCGGTGGCGCCCTGTTGCCACTTGCCTACGGTGCACTGGTGCAATCCGGACTCAGCCATCAGCTCGGTTATGGCTTGCTGCTTCCCTGCTACGGCATGATTTTCTTCTATGCCGTGAAGGGTCACAGCCTGCGTAAAGCCTGATAAGGCTGGTGACATTCGGCTAAAAGACAAAGCCCGGCATGACTGCCGGGCTTTATTGTTTGTTGCGTGCTTCTTTGAGTGCTGTGCTGGGCCATGTCAGCACAGCGCGATTTCAACACAGTGCCATTTCAACACAGCGCCATTTCAACACAGAGCGTCGAGGGCCTGCAGTATCTCAGTTTCCCCGCTTGCCAGCGCTCGTTGCTCTTCCAGCACCGCGGCCAGTATGGCCTCGGTTGTGAGGGGATTGGCCAGCACAACCCTGAACACGGTGCGCTTGTCGTTACCATAGCGCTTGGGCGTGATACGGGTGCGGGAGACAAAGGATTTACCCTGCTCGCGCTGGGTTTTCTGAATGGCGCGGGTGAGATCGTCAAGCAGACTGCCAATGGCATCGAGTTTATCTTTGTCGTGCTGCGCTACTGCCTGTGCCAGTGCCAGGCGCACCTTTGCAGGCACGTATCTGTAGGTCAGCAGGCACAGCTCCGGTTCGCTGATAAGCTCAAAATCCGTTTGGGCCTCAATGAGCCCCGCAAAAAATCGGGCGCGCTCCAGCGAGCCGTTTATCAGGATTTCGTAGCCTTCGCGGCCAATGATGTTCAAACAGGCATGAACCAGCATCGCCATCCCGGGGCGTGAACCTTCCAGAGTCTGGCTGCCCAGATCCTTGGAGCCCTGACGCAGGATGTACTCGGCATGATGCTCGATGGCAGAGGCAAAGCTTGGATTTTTAAACAGCACCATACCTGCGCCCATGGGCACATACATTTGCTTGTGGGCATCTATGGTGACCGAATCCGCCAGTTCGATACCGCTGAGCAGATAACGATACTTTTCAGACAGCAGGGTAGCGCCGCCCCAGGCCGCATCCACATGGAAATGGCAGTCTATCTCTTTGGCAAGGGCTGCCATCTCAGCAAGAGGATCCACATTGCCGGTTTCTGTGGTGCCCGCGACGCCGACAATGGCCATTAC
This portion of the Shewanella amazonensis SB2B genome encodes:
- the agaR gene encoding transcriptional repressor AgaR, which gives rise to MNILNTIERQQEIVRLTQQQGKVSVSDLSARFGVSEVTIRSDLATLDQKQLLVRSRGGAIVNTELSRELSLKEKGSCYSALKRELGAAAASLVQNGDRLLLDSGTTTEQVAHHLMQHEDLIVMTNGLNIASVLSKSDSVEVMLTGGLLRKKSMSFYGSAAEKSLGDYNFNKLILGVDGFDLKAGLTTHFEKEACLNRMMVDIATEVIVVTDSSKFDQQAFHVICPLLRIHRLVTDTGIPERYAQALEKQGVQLHLVERTQ
- a CDS encoding Gfo/Idh/MocA family protein; its protein translation is MAGIDRRGFLKASMASVAAAALAGCASQQGTSATPKAAGKSVMGLVVPKMAEVRVGLIGVGERGVGFIHHFNNIEGARITAICDTDPLVISRAQKIMADYGRSQPAYYSKGQQAYLDLVAREDVDIVVIATPWALHHPMAKAAMLAGKHAFVEVPMGMTIEELWDLVDTAELTQRNCMMMENVCYGRDELMVLNMVRQGLFGELLHGEAAYIHELRWQMKELDRKTGSWRTGYHAQINGNLYPTHGLGPVAQYMNINRGDRFDYLSSMSSPALGRAAYAQREFPKDHQRNQLNYICGDMNTSLIKTVKGRTIMVQHDTTTPRPYSRHNLIQGTNGVFAGFPNRIALENHGRGSFHEWDQDMEHWYGKYDHPLWTRMGREAEQNGGHGGMDFLMCWRMIYCLRNGEPLDQDVYDGAAWSAVQPLSAASVADRGNSRDFPDFTRGVWQSATPLGIVE
- a CDS encoding class II D-tagatose-bisphosphate aldolase, non-catalytic subunit → MSVLKSIIEANKRGEQRGIFAVCSAQPLVLRAALRHGVETGSPVLIEATANQVNQFGGYTGMVPADFIRFVESLAEAEGLPRERLLFGGDHLGPVAWKHLPADEAMANAEAMVRAFVNAGFEKIHLDASMGCQGEAEPLGDSLIAERAARLCKAAEEAACGRPLCYVIGTEVPPPGGVASLHALEVTPVPAIEQTVAAHRAAFDAAGLSDEVWQRVIALVVQPGVEFGHSDIHQYNSSLLDAQRRFIRCQPGLVYEAHSTDYQLPEHYKSLVADHFAILKVGPELTFALREALFALDHIEALLLEPSKRAGLRALCEDKMQADPKFWQHFYTDPLALDWQLGFSYSDRIRYYWPELSQAIDTLLFNLKDPIPLPLISQYLPLQYPKVLRQALPATALSLVLDHISLVLERYEDACQLSAIKG
- a CDS encoding SIS domain-containing protein, which translates into the protein MQVNDLSKTKICLEFGEDALRQPPKGSQWTAEEICQQPRLWREMAEQFVQEKSRLQDFAAPLLALPDLRVILTGAGTSAYIGEALAPFLATQMPLVGQTVEAIATTDLVSHPHLYLHPARPTLVISFGRSGSSPESMAAIELCDALLPRCYHLLLTCNPQGSMARYGEQQAQRACLWLMPEGSHDRSFAMTSSFSCMYLGVLLLFAANYSALARAVTLAERMLCDRVDEIAKLAALPLSRVVFLGGGTLQGIAREAALKLLELSAGAVMGVHESPLGFRHGPKSLIDKDSLVVVLCSSEPYARAYDMDMAAELERDGAASALVRLCEENVGADAQTLLEDVWLTFPYILYCQLFAYFKALNLGISADNPCPGGQVNRVVQGVKIYPLNQYRLPGVGV
- a CDS encoding ROK family protein, whose amino-acid sequence is MHYGLDIGGTKIALALFDDSMACVERWQIPTPVADYGQFLDEVCAQIERADELAQQHSGVTVQPAEVSKGSVGIALPGVILSDGTVLSSNVPCLNGRTVAQELTVRLGRPVALGNDCRCFALSEVLLGAGVGFERVLGVILGTGLGGGVCISQKLILGAHCLAGEFGHIGLPASVIIKHQLPLFECGCGLTGCAETYVSGTGLGRLYQHFGGTADTYVWLADYRSGKAEAISTFDAYMDALGSVLAGQILSLDPDCLVFGGGISEVKEIIAALPDATARHLFASAKLPEFRVAEFGAASGVRGAALLGKALSEDYLADALSVEMGPEELQRRLHG
- the nagA gene encoding N-acetylglucosamine-6-phosphate deacetylase, encoding MADVGSNCLPENLNDCWLNPEFVLVGADDASEFGVTGNAIAALVPDVWLKISQGHIETISRRPDVDLPQYRLPGILAPALVDTQVNGGGGVLINHQPTAAGINTLTQTHGQYGTGALLPTVISDNLAVMEQALDGAIAARQGGDAAVVGIHFEGPHLSLAKKGCHSPALIRPIGEAEMTLYADAVAALGCCMVTLAPETVEPADIARLVALGVRVSLGHSNADVATVEASLAAGASGFTHLFNGMSALQGREPGMVGAALACPEAYCGIILDGEHVHATSATLAWRLKGTRRLMLVTDAMSPTGTREESFEFFGGKVHRDGMVLRDEQGSLAGSVLTMTAAVRQACAMLGVSAAEALWMATATPAAFLGLKDIGRLAPGNRADLLLLDDALYQLGRWQAGQLVAGQEPPLD
- a CDS encoding sugar MFS transporter; the encoded protein is MENIMKTTKTSSTLLPMVLIGILFFVFGFVTWLNGALIPFLKIACELNELQAYMVTFVFYIAYFVMALPMSGLLSRFGYRAGLQIGLGVMALGALLFIPAAFSHTFGLFLLALFVLGTGLTILQTAANPYIVVIGPSESAAMRISCMGVVNKGAGILVPLIFSAWVLTGTEAYTETALAALSEADKTEALQALSARLVEPYLAMAAVLIALLFYVRFSPLPEPNLSANESSQKSHWRELLKYPQVILGALTLFLYVGAEVIAGDSIGLYGQHLGLSNFGVLTSYTMAFMVLGYLVGIATIPRFISQKTALACSAIAGLVFTLGIMFGDEQGTTLASWLLQPFGIAPVPNTVLCLALLGFANALVWPAVWPLALHGLGRLTATASALLIMGIAGGALLPLAYGALVQSGLSHQLGYGLLLPCYGMIFFYAVKGHSLRKA
- the panP gene encoding pyridoxal-dependent aspartate 1-decarboxylase PanP, producing MTEKHLRKATASEDNLLRIFTVPEAADSTLGRIEQQLSADLAGFLQDNIAALEQPLSDIEDHFYSVEVPPQPQFVSDYVDDIMAHLVAQSVHTAAPSFIGHMTSALPYFLLPLSKLMVGLNQNLVKIETSKAFTPMERQVLGMMHHLIYGREKDFYQGFLHSASHALGAFCSGGTVANITALWIARNQLLKARGNFRGVTREGLHKALKHYGWDDLAILVSERGHYSLGKAADLLGIGRDNIISVPVDAHNKVDIDAMRVAAAQLQARNIRVMAIVGVAGTTETGNVDPLAEMAALAKEIDCHFHVDAAWGGATLLSEKYRYLLSGIELADSVTIDAHKQMYVPMGAGMVLFKNPSFASAIEHHAEYILRQGSKDLGSQTLEGSRPGMAMLVHACLNIIGREGYEILINGSLERARFFAGLIEAQTDFELISEPELCLLTYRYVPAKVRLALAQAVAQHDKDKLDAIGSLLDDLTRAIQKTQREQGKSFVSRTRITPKRYGNDKRTVFRVVLANPLTTEAILAAVLEEQRALASGETEILQALDALC